From Desulfomonilaceae bacterium, the proteins below share one genomic window:
- a CDS encoding DUF465 domain-containing protein, whose translation MESSDLELINTWKEKDPALSKLWQEHLEYEEQLQSFNKRLYLSHSEELERKTLQKKKLRGRDQIEKILVRYR comes from the coding sequence ATGGAAAGCAGCGACCTGGAACTAATCAATACCTGGAAAGAGAAAGATCCTGCGCTATCAAAATTGTGGCAAGAACATCTTGAATACGAGGAACAACTCCAAAGTTTCAATAAAAGGCTCTACCTTTCACATTCCGAAGAACTGGAACGCAAGACATTACAAAAAAAGAAACTTCGGGGCCGAGATCAGATAGAGAAAATTCTCGTCAGGTACAGATAG
- the ilvB gene encoding biosynthetic-type acetolactate synthase large subunit, with amino-acid sequence MLLRSLKAEGVDTIFGYPGGSVIDIFDTLAREFEDDFKFILVRHEQAAVHAADGYARATGRPGVCLVTSGPGGTNTVTGLATAYMDSIPVIVFTGQVPTPLIGNDAFQEADIVGITRPCTKHNYLVSETENLAVTIKEAFFIATTGRPGPVLIDLPKDVMQRKVKFEYPDKIETPSYKPNVKAHLPSVKRAAELIRQAERPVIYTGGGVITSDASQELFKLATMLNFPVTTTLMGLGCFPATHPLFLGMLGMHGTYRANMAVDNSDLLLAVGARFDDRVTGRVEEFARHAKIIHIDIDPTSIQKNIVVDVPIVCDAKDGLSRLVEELENKGRSARADEKIKEWHSKLTVWRNEQRLRFDRTTEVIKPQFVIEKLYELTEGNAIITTEVGQNQMWTAQYYLFDKPRTFLSSGGLGTMGYGFPAAIGAQVAFPDKIVIDIAGDGSIQMNIQELATVVQFRLPVKIAILNNGYLGMVRQWQERFYERVYAHTDITVAPDFVKLAEAYGAVGLRASKSSEVENVIRKSLEIKGPVIIDFVVDREEGVYPMVPAGAPIKEMILV; translated from the coding sequence GTGTTATTACGTTCTCTGAAAGCAGAGGGCGTAGATACCATTTTTGGGTATCCGGGCGGCAGTGTTATCGATATTTTTGATACGCTGGCTCGAGAATTTGAAGATGATTTCAAATTTATTCTTGTTAGGCATGAACAGGCGGCTGTCCACGCGGCCGATGGGTATGCCCGGGCTACGGGACGACCGGGAGTATGTCTGGTAACGTCAGGACCAGGCGGTACCAATACGGTGACCGGTTTAGCGACAGCCTATATGGATTCAATTCCTGTCATAGTTTTCACCGGCCAGGTCCCAACCCCTCTAATTGGCAACGACGCGTTTCAGGAAGCTGACATTGTAGGCATAACTAGGCCATGCACCAAACACAATTATTTGGTTTCAGAAACGGAAAATCTCGCTGTTACGATCAAGGAAGCTTTTTTTATCGCGACCACCGGCAGACCGGGCCCCGTGCTGATTGATCTACCCAAAGATGTCATGCAAAGAAAGGTCAAGTTCGAATATCCTGACAAAATTGAAACGCCGAGTTACAAACCTAATGTCAAAGCCCATCTACCATCTGTAAAAAGGGCCGCTGAATTAATTCGCCAGGCGGAGCGTCCAGTAATCTATACCGGCGGGGGTGTTATAACCTCCGATGCTAGCCAGGAACTCTTCAAGTTAGCCACAATGCTAAATTTCCCGGTTACTACCACATTGATGGGGTTGGGCTGCTTCCCCGCTACTCATCCTCTTTTCCTGGGTATGCTGGGAATGCATGGAACCTATCGGGCCAATATGGCGGTAGACAACTCCGACCTTTTGCTCGCCGTAGGGGCGCGGTTTGATGATAGAGTTACCGGGCGAGTGGAAGAGTTCGCTCGACACGCGAAAATAATTCATATTGATATTGATCCGACATCAATTCAAAAAAACATAGTAGTTGATGTTCCGATTGTATGTGACGCCAAAGATGGTCTGTCCAGACTTGTTGAAGAACTCGAAAATAAGGGACGATCAGCAAGGGCGGACGAAAAGATTAAAGAATGGCATTCAAAATTGACGGTTTGGAGAAACGAGCAGAGATTGCGTTTTGATAGAACAACAGAGGTCATCAAGCCGCAATTCGTGATCGAAAAACTCTATGAATTGACTGAAGGCAACGCGATCATCACCACTGAAGTGGGCCAGAACCAAATGTGGACAGCCCAGTATTATCTCTTCGATAAACCTAGAACTTTCTTGAGTTCAGGTGGCCTGGGAACAATGGGTTATGGCTTTCCTGCAGCCATAGGAGCCCAAGTGGCTTTTCCCGACAAAATAGTAATTGATATCGCAGGAGATGGCTCGATCCAGATGAATATTCAAGAACTTGCTACTGTTGTTCAATTCAGGCTCCCGGTCAAAATAGCGATACTGAATAACGGTTATTTAGGTATGGTTCGGCAGTGGCAGGAACGTTTTTACGAGCGAGTATACGCTCATACCGACATTACGGTGGCCCCTGATTTCGTGAAACTGGCTGAGGCCTATGGGGCGGTTGGATTGAGAGCTTCCAAGTCCTCTGAAGTTGAAAATGTCATCAGGAAAAGCCTGGAAATAAAGGGGCCGGTAATCATAGATTTTGTAGTGGACAGAGAAGAAGGGGTTTATCCTATGGTTCCAGCGGGGGCCCCGATCAAAGAAATGATTTTGGTTTAA
- the ilvN gene encoding acetolactate synthase small subunit, which yields MENRKVISALVENKPGVLARVSGMFSGRSFNIDSLSVAPTMNPELSRMTIVTHGNEAIFEQIIKQLRKLINVSKVQDLTRGDFVDRELVLIKVKASSVKRAEALRIVEIFRARIVDVAQDNLTIEVTGSQGKIEAILELMSTLGILEVIRTGTVAIPRGRKNPRTGDSSD from the coding sequence ATGGAAAATAGAAAAGTAATTTCAGCTCTGGTCGAAAATAAACCCGGTGTCCTGGCACGGGTATCCGGCATGTTCTCCGGCAGGAGTTTCAACATAGATTCCTTGAGTGTGGCCCCAACGATGAACCCTGAGCTTTCCAGGATGACGATCGTCACTCACGGCAATGAGGCGATATTTGAACAAATTATCAAGCAGTTAAGAAAGCTGATAAACGTTTCCAAGGTTCAGGATCTGACTAGAGGGGATTTTGTAGACAGAGAGCTTGTATTAATCAAAGTAAAAGCTTCATCAGTCAAGAGGGCTGAGGCCCTGCGGATTGTAGAGATTTTCAGGGCGCGTATTGTCGACGTAGCTCAAGACAATCTCACTATCGAAGTTACAGGCTCTCAAGGAAAGATAGAAGCTATATTGGAACTCATGTCAACTCTGGGAATTTTAGAGGTTATAAGAACCGGCACGGTAGCAATACCCAGGGGACGGAAAAACCCCAGAACTGGAGACAGCTCGGATTGA
- a CDS encoding phosphatidylserine decarboxylase family protein, translating into MNTRTGHFEPIAREGLIILMIPAFLSLMGWWFGFSGLSLLFLIVAVAVGFFFRNPERVSRSDEASLLSPADGVVMEITENASGPCLVQASLTKISVFMSVFNVHVNRWPFSGMIEKMAHRPGQFLDARDPSSSILNENNSIVVKTDYGPIEIVQIAGKIARRIVWWVRVGDPATKGARFGLIKFGSRVDVYLPETFHVCTTIGSKVTAGITVIAQLKSPTNH; encoded by the coding sequence TTGAATACAAGAACAGGACATTTTGAACCTATAGCCCGTGAAGGACTAATTATTTTAATGATACCCGCTTTTTTGTCACTTATGGGCTGGTGGTTCGGTTTTTCTGGGCTCTCCTTGCTTTTTCTGATCGTCGCAGTGGCTGTCGGTTTTTTTTTCAGAAACCCTGAACGGGTATCCCGCTCGGATGAAGCCAGCCTTCTTTCTCCAGCCGACGGCGTTGTGATGGAAATTACTGAAAACGCATCAGGACCTTGCCTTGTTCAAGCTTCACTCACTAAGATCAGCGTCTTCATGTCGGTTTTTAACGTGCATGTCAACCGATGGCCGTTTTCCGGGATGATCGAAAAAATGGCTCACAGGCCCGGACAGTTTCTGGATGCAAGGGACCCATCTAGCTCAATCTTGAATGAAAATAACTCAATCGTTGTAAAAACAGATTACGGCCCAATTGAGATTGTTCAGATAGCCGGCAAAATAGCCAGAAGAATAGTTTGGTGGGTTCGGGTAGGTGATCCCGCAACGAAAGGCGCGAGATTCGGACTAATAAAATTTGGTTCCAGAGTGGATGTTTATCTGCCCGAGACCTTTCACGTCTGCACGACTATAGGGTCGAAAGTAACGGCAGGCATCACGGTAATAGCTCAATTGAAGTCTCCGACCAATCACTAA